One window from the genome of Microbulbifer pacificus encodes:
- a CDS encoding TonB-dependent receptor, with translation MRKTIKFNPLAVGVMLACGASFSYAEAALEEVTVTAQKREQSLQEVPIAVSAISETQLIENGITDMTEIQKMSPNTTLQVSRGTNSTLTAFIRGIGQQDPLWGYEPGVGIYIDDVYVARPQGAVMDVFDVERIEVLRGPQGTLYGKNTIGGAVKYVTQKMTGDTEISIGSALGSYNQRDLKLKASTGLTENLNIGAAVASFNRDGFGENIRTGEDQYNKDILAARVSLEYSPTDSLFFRLAADKTTDKSASRHGHRLGIGANGEPVLDNVYDTESNLPSDNLVETSGMSFTAEWELSDSITVKSVTASREGKTETVIDFDSVSTASFDVPAIYDDEQLSQEVQLIWQGENADLVSGIYYYDGTAAGAYDAVIGGGTTAVNGSVDTQSLSAYAHYNWQFADQWNLNLGGRYTRDDKEADVYNATLIGQGSDFSHDKYYSDTPESVLNTLRTDYTNSDSWGEFTPRVGVDYQVNNDVMLYASYSTGFKSGGFDMRGVETANPNTRNGYAPETVDTVEFGWKLDMLSNRLRLNGALFRADYTDMQLTTQRLLPDNTTVGDVLNAGKSRIQGIELEASLALTDNLSANANLGWVDAEFIEYMSGSTNIADTRDMQNTPDTTAMVQLNWSLPMAGGEMVIVPSASYRSDTQIFEYPSALDQEGYTLVDLTATYYSADGNWNLGLQGKNLTDEEYRIAGYVFGGAFDTAFYGAPRTIALTGSYNF, from the coding sequence ATGCGCAAAACAATCAAGTTCAATCCCCTCGCCGTGGGCGTCATGCTCGCCTGCGGTGCCAGCTTTTCCTATGCGGAAGCCGCCCTGGAAGAGGTTACCGTCACCGCGCAGAAGCGCGAGCAGTCGCTGCAGGAAGTACCGATTGCTGTGTCCGCGATCAGCGAAACACAGCTGATCGAAAACGGTATCACCGACATGACTGAAATCCAGAAAATGTCCCCAAACACCACACTGCAGGTGAGCCGCGGTACAAACTCCACCCTCACCGCCTTTATCCGCGGTATCGGCCAGCAGGATCCGCTGTGGGGTTACGAGCCCGGTGTCGGTATTTATATCGACGATGTCTACGTGGCTCGCCCCCAGGGTGCGGTCATGGATGTGTTTGATGTGGAGCGCATTGAAGTACTGCGCGGTCCCCAAGGCACCCTGTACGGAAAGAACACCATTGGCGGTGCCGTAAAATATGTAACCCAGAAAATGACAGGGGATACCGAGATTTCCATCGGTTCAGCACTCGGCAGCTACAACCAGCGCGACCTGAAACTCAAGGCCTCTACCGGACTCACTGAAAACCTGAACATTGGCGCCGCAGTAGCGAGCTTCAACCGCGACGGATTCGGAGAAAATATCCGTACCGGTGAGGATCAGTACAACAAAGACATTCTGGCCGCTCGGGTGAGCCTCGAATACTCCCCGACTGACAGCCTGTTCTTCCGTCTGGCCGCAGACAAGACCACCGACAAGTCCGCCTCCAGGCATGGACATCGACTGGGTATTGGCGCCAATGGTGAGCCAGTGTTGGACAATGTTTACGATACCGAGTCCAACCTTCCGTCCGACAATCTGGTTGAAACCAGTGGTATGTCATTTACCGCGGAGTGGGAATTGTCCGACAGCATCACGGTGAAATCGGTTACTGCCAGCCGTGAAGGTAAAACCGAAACCGTCATCGATTTTGACAGCGTCAGCACCGCGAGCTTCGATGTTCCCGCCATCTACGACGACGAGCAGCTTAGCCAGGAAGTCCAACTGATCTGGCAAGGTGAAAACGCAGATCTTGTCAGTGGTATCTACTACTACGACGGCACCGCCGCCGGCGCATACGATGCCGTTATTGGCGGAGGCACTACCGCCGTGAACGGCAGCGTAGATACCCAGAGCCTCTCCGCCTATGCACACTACAACTGGCAGTTTGCGGACCAGTGGAATCTGAACCTCGGTGGCCGCTACACCCGGGACGACAAAGAAGCCGACGTGTACAACGCCACCCTGATTGGGCAAGGCAGCGATTTTTCTCACGACAAGTATTACAGCGACACCCCCGAATCGGTGTTGAATACACTTCGTACCGATTACACCAACAGTGACTCCTGGGGCGAGTTCACTCCGCGTGTAGGTGTCGATTACCAGGTCAATAACGATGTCATGTTGTACGCCAGCTACAGCACCGGATTCAAATCCGGCGGCTTCGATATGCGAGGTGTCGAGACGGCCAACCCCAACACGAGAAACGGCTACGCTCCCGAAACCGTCGATACCGTCGAATTCGGCTGGAAGCTGGACATGCTTTCCAACCGCCTGCGGTTGAATGGTGCCCTGTTCCGCGCGGACTACACCGACATGCAGCTGACCACCCAGCGCCTGCTGCCTGACAACACCACTGTTGGCGATGTACTCAACGCCGGCAAGTCCCGCATTCAGGGGATTGAGCTCGAAGCGTCCCTGGCATTGACCGATAACCTGTCCGCAAATGCGAATCTTGGATGGGTCGATGCAGAATTCATCGAATATATGTCCGGGTCCACCAATATCGCCGACACCCGCGATATGCAGAACACCCCGGATACCACCGCGATGGTGCAACTGAACTGGTCCCTGCCAATGGCCGGCGGCGAGATGGTCATCGTGCCATCCGCTTCCTACCGGTCCGACACGCAGATTTTCGAGTACCCCAGCGCTCTCGACCAGGAAGGCTACACACTGGTTGACCTGACCGCGACTTATTACAGTGCCGATGGCAACTGGAATCTGGGTTTACAGGGCAAAAACCTGACGGATGAAGAGTACCGTATCGCGGGTTACGTCTTCGGTGGTGCATTCGACACAGCCTTCTACGGCGCCCCGCGCACCATCGCCCTCACCGGCAGCTACAACTTCTGA
- a CDS encoding META domain-containing protein: MSKVVPVWFLGLAIVIAGCMNMGDKDSGPSQTPGTMSSVCGDKWELRLLRINGQAVPVDQPREFTFLCNAGGEAMGKSGLNTYRGSLQITANGGLLWDTASFASTKMAGPPQLMDQENQYLRALSGTRQAFVKSGGGRLILRDVSGDIYLEYIKAGL; this comes from the coding sequence ATGAGCAAAGTGGTTCCGGTGTGGTTTCTCGGCCTCGCCATCGTCATCGCGGGCTGTATGAATATGGGTGACAAGGATTCTGGTCCCAGCCAGACCCCGGGCACCATGAGCAGTGTGTGTGGTGACAAATGGGAGCTGCGGTTGCTGCGCATCAACGGCCAGGCGGTGCCCGTCGACCAGCCGCGGGAGTTCACCTTCCTGTGTAATGCCGGTGGCGAGGCCATGGGCAAGAGCGGACTCAACACCTACCGCGGCTCCCTGCAGATTACCGCCAACGGCGGTCTGCTGTGGGATACCGCCAGCTTTGCCTCCACCAAGATGGCCGGCCCACCACAACTGATGGATCAGGAAAACCAGTATCTGCGGGCGCTGTCTGGCACCCGCCAGGCCTTTGTGAAAAGCGGTGGCGGACGCCTCATCCTGCGGGACGTCTCCGGCGATATCTATCTCGAGTACATCAAAGCGGGGCTGTAA
- a CDS encoding META domain-containing protein encodes MLPLFQFPRFPIRSQHLTASLLAMSLTFTGCAGNSGPPAAATETGLMSVCEREWILDSLTVDGREHKPRMFWQKMWRDRPYFTCDKLGFVRGNAGSNPYLGKFELRDGGDVHWLKPPKISRMVGRRDSGELEKDFLLAMPRISQARTRGDTLILEGSDGTRLEFRQVGEQATP; translated from the coding sequence ATGCTTCCCCTGTTTCAGTTCCCGCGCTTCCCGATTCGCTCTCAGCACCTGACCGCGAGCCTGCTCGCAATGTCTCTGACGTTTACCGGTTGCGCGGGAAACAGCGGCCCACCGGCGGCCGCGACCGAAACCGGCTTAATGAGTGTGTGCGAACGGGAGTGGATTCTGGACAGCCTCACGGTGGATGGGCGCGAGCACAAACCGCGTATGTTCTGGCAGAAAATGTGGCGCGACCGCCCCTATTTCACCTGCGACAAACTGGGATTTGTACGCGGCAACGCCGGCTCCAACCCCTATCTCGGCAAATTTGAACTGCGGGACGGTGGTGACGTGCACTGGCTCAAACCGCCAAAAATCTCACGCATGGTCGGCCGTCGCGACAGCGGCGAGCTGGAAAAGGATTTCCTGCTGGCCATGCCCCGTATCTCCCAAGCCCGTACCCGCGGCGACACCCTGATCCTCGAAGGCAGTGACGGCACCCGCCTGGAATTCAGGCAGGTAGGCGAACAAGCGACCCCCTGA
- the smrA gene encoding DNA endonuclease SmrA, translated as MEKTELDDFRGAMGALGDVKPLAPAQQESALRKDIADPLNQRARREAATAQTHRELNPLGGEFVEPVEPHDPIEFKRDGVQNGVYRNLRLGKYTVDARLDLHHHTVDMARSALYQFVRDCMDADVRCALITHGKGEGRKTPAMLKSCVNAWLPQLPEVLAFHSAQKQHGGLGATYILLRKSERKRQQNLEQHQRRTRP; from the coding sequence GTGGAAAAGACTGAACTGGATGATTTTCGCGGCGCCATGGGCGCGCTCGGCGACGTAAAGCCGCTGGCGCCCGCGCAGCAGGAAAGCGCCCTCAGGAAAGACATTGCCGACCCCCTAAATCAACGCGCCCGCCGCGAGGCGGCGACTGCGCAGACACACCGTGAACTGAACCCGCTCGGTGGCGAATTTGTCGAGCCGGTAGAGCCTCACGATCCCATCGAATTCAAGCGCGACGGCGTGCAAAACGGCGTCTATCGCAACCTGCGTCTCGGCAAGTACACCGTCGACGCGCGTCTCGACCTCCACCACCACACCGTCGATATGGCCCGCAGTGCCCTGTACCAGTTTGTACGCGACTGTATGGACGCGGATGTACGCTGCGCGCTGATTACCCACGGCAAGGGTGAGGGGCGCAAAACCCCGGCAATGCTGAAAAGCTGCGTCAACGCCTGGCTGCCACAACTGCCGGAAGTGCTCGCGTTCCACAGCGCGCAGAAACAGCACGGCGGTCTGGGCGCCACCTATATCCTGCTGCGCAAGAGCGAGCGTAAACGCCAGCAGAATCTCGAACAGCACCAGCGGCGAACCCGCCCCTGA
- a CDS encoding SDR family oxidoreductase: MTEEITLTQNTGALKGKTIFITGASRGIGRAIALKCAADGANIAIAAKSAEPHPKLPGTIYSVAEEIEAAGGKALPMQVDVREEDQVAEALKKTADTFGGIDAVINNAGAINLTNVENTPPKRYDLMLGINARAVYLTAHLAIPYLKQAERGHILSLSPPLNLEPRWLGPFAPYALSKFGMTILSMGLAEELRDTNISVATLWPRTLVATAAIEFAVGSREMFEQSRKPMVMADAAYEVLITRNQGLNGAQLIDEELLHERGVEDFTQYAHNPAKAGQLAVDLFLDP, encoded by the coding sequence ATGACCGAAGAGATCACCCTCACCCAGAACACCGGCGCCCTCAAGGGCAAAACCATCTTCATTACCGGTGCCAGCCGCGGCATCGGCCGTGCCATCGCGCTGAAATGTGCCGCCGACGGCGCCAACATCGCCATCGCCGCCAAATCCGCCGAGCCACACCCCAAGCTCCCCGGCACCATATACAGTGTTGCCGAGGAAATTGAAGCCGCTGGCGGCAAGGCCCTGCCGATGCAAGTGGACGTGCGCGAGGAAGACCAGGTAGCGGAGGCGCTGAAAAAGACTGCCGATACCTTCGGCGGTATCGACGCGGTGATCAATAACGCCGGTGCCATCAACCTCACCAACGTCGAAAATACTCCGCCCAAGCGTTATGACCTGATGCTGGGCATCAACGCTCGCGCCGTATACCTCACGGCGCACCTCGCCATTCCCTACCTGAAGCAGGCGGAGCGCGGGCACATTCTCAGCCTGTCGCCACCGCTCAATCTCGAACCCCGCTGGTTGGGACCTTTCGCGCCCTATGCACTGTCCAAGTTCGGTATGACCATCCTCAGCATGGGGCTTGCCGAGGAGCTGCGGGACACGAATATCAGCGTCGCCACCCTGTGGCCGCGTACCCTGGTGGCGACCGCGGCGATCGAATTTGCCGTCGGCAGTCGCGAGATGTTCGAGCAGAGCCGCAAACCCATGGTGATGGCGGATGCCGCTTACGAGGTGCTGATCACCCGCAACCAGGGGCTGAACGGTGCCCAGCTGATTGACGAGGAGCTGCTGCACGAACGCGGGGTGGAAGATTTTACGCAATATGCGCACAATCCCGCCAAGGCCGGCCAACTGGCGGTGGATCTGTTCCTCGATCCCTGA
- a CDS encoding acyl-CoA thioesterase has product MNWDLPQPYIYKVRVEQEHVDGLHHANNAEYVRWCERAAWSHSVELGLDVTNYQSMDRGMAIRQAEYDYILAAREGDELLIGTWLTMVDGRLNMTRKFQVYRAADEALILRATWQMVCIELSSGKPKRMPQTFKDIYCPAVVTETQPGQ; this is encoded by the coding sequence ATGAACTGGGATCTCCCCCAACCATACATCTACAAGGTCCGCGTGGAGCAGGAGCACGTCGACGGCCTGCACCACGCCAATAACGCAGAATACGTGCGCTGGTGCGAGCGCGCCGCCTGGTCCCACAGTGTGGAACTGGGTCTGGATGTCACTAATTACCAGTCGATGGACCGGGGAATGGCAATCCGTCAGGCCGAGTACGACTATATACTGGCCGCCAGAGAGGGCGACGAACTGCTGATCGGCACCTGGCTCACCATGGTGGACGGCCGGCTGAACATGACCCGGAAATTCCAGGTGTATCGCGCCGCTGATGAGGCGCTGATCCTGCGTGCCACCTGGCAGATGGTGTGCATCGAACTCTCCAGCGGCAAACCCAAACGGATGCCACAGACCTTCAAGGACATCTACTGCCCTGCGGTGGTGACGGAAACGCAGCCGGGGCAATGA
- the secB gene encoding protein-export chaperone SecB, which produces MAEELNGAAANAEAQQVQFAMQRIYLKDLSFETPMGAEVFKKQWKPQVNQELNTKTAKIDEDLYEVALTLTITVKLEEETAFLVEVQQAGLFGIKGLEGAQLAQALNTACPTILFPYAREVVDNVVTKGSFPALMLPPINFDALFAAAMQQAQQQAAAQNAEKTDA; this is translated from the coding sequence ATGGCTGAAGAACTCAACGGCGCCGCGGCGAACGCAGAAGCGCAACAAGTCCAATTCGCAATGCAGCGCATCTATCTGAAAGACCTCTCTTTCGAAACCCCGATGGGTGCCGAGGTTTTCAAAAAGCAGTGGAAACCCCAGGTAAATCAGGAGCTGAACACCAAAACCGCCAAGATCGACGAAGATCTGTACGAGGTGGCACTGACCCTGACCATCACGGTGAAGCTGGAAGAAGAGACCGCTTTCCTGGTGGAAGTTCAGCAGGCTGGCCTGTTCGGTATCAAAGGTTTGGAAGGCGCCCAGCTTGCGCAGGCCCTGAACACCGCCTGCCCGACCATCCTGTTCCCCTATGCCCGTGAAGTGGTGGACAATGTTGTGACCAAGGGCTCCTTCCCGGCCCTGATGCTGCCGCCGATCAACTTCGACGCCCTGTTCGCCGCTGCCATGCAGCAGGCCCAGCAACAGGCCGCCGCGCAGAACGCGGAAAAAACCGACGCTTAA
- the grxC gene encoding glutaredoxin 3, producing the protein MKEVVIYTTRFCPFCIRAKYLLDNKNVSYKEISVDGKPELRAEMTARAGRHTVPQIWVGGHHVGGCDELMAIERSGELDKLLA; encoded by the coding sequence GTGAAAGAAGTCGTTATCTACACTACCCGTTTCTGCCCCTTCTGCATCCGCGCCAAGTACCTGCTGGACAACAAGAACGTTTCCTACAAGGAAATTTCTGTCGATGGTAAACCGGAGCTGCGCGCGGAGATGACCGCCAGGGCCGGGCGGCACACGGTGCCGCAAATCTGGGTTGGCGGCCATCATGTGGGCGGTTGCGATGAGTTGATGGCGATCGAGCGCAGTGGCGAGCTGGACAAGCTGCTGGCGTAA
- a CDS encoding rhodanese-like domain-containing protein: MDFFVFISEQWLLVSLLVALIYALAITERIKAGKPASAHEATLLINSDGARVIDLRDRAEFTAGHIVDAIHIPHGEVEKRMGELAPYKEKTLILADKMGQHAGPVGRQLKKAGYTVRRLEGGMSEWTNQKLPVVKG, encoded by the coding sequence TTGGATTTTTTCGTCTTTATCAGCGAGCAGTGGCTGCTGGTGAGCCTGCTGGTGGCGTTGATATACGCCTTGGCCATTACCGAGCGGATCAAGGCGGGCAAGCCCGCGTCGGCGCACGAGGCCACTCTGCTGATCAACAGCGACGGCGCCAGGGTCATCGATCTGCGCGACCGCGCCGAGTTCACCGCCGGGCATATCGTGGATGCGATCCACATTCCCCACGGTGAGGTCGAGAAACGCATGGGTGAACTGGCACCCTATAAAGAGAAGACGCTGATTCTGGCCGACAAGATGGGCCAGCACGCGGGCCCCGTGGGTCGCCAGTTGAAAAAGGCCGGCTACACCGTACGCCGTCTTGAGGGTGGCATGTCCGAGTGGACAAATCAGAAGCTGCCCGTAGTGAAGGGCTGA
- the gpmI gene encoding 2,3-bisphosphoglycerate-independent phosphoglycerate mutase, whose translation MATESSSKRPLVLLILDGFGHSEHTEHNAIAAANSPVWDQIWATRPKTLIHTSGMAVGLPEGQMGNSEVGHMTLGAGRVVYQNFTRINKAIKDGDFFTNPAYTAAVDKAVASGNAVHIMGLLSDGGVHSHDDHIVAMATLAAQRGAKAVYIHAFTDGRDTPPRSAETPLARLTQVCDALGTARIASIAGRYYAMDRDNRWDRVQPVYDLITQGAAKYQADDALAGLAAAYARDENDEFVAPTLIGAPAPMQDGDALIFMNFRPDRARQLTRAFTEADFDGFKRALTPKLADFVMTTEYAASIDAACAFPPESLTNTFGEYLQNQGKTQLRIAETEKYAHVTFFFSGGREEPYNGEERILIKSPDVATYDLQPEMSAPEVTDKLVAAIESGKFDAIICNYANGDMVGHTGVFEAAVKAVEALDACVDRVTRAALAAGGEVLITADHGNVEEMFDGASGQVSTQHSTLPVPFVYIGERSVTMRDGGSLADVAPTMLALMGLPQPVEMNGEPLVKIN comes from the coding sequence ATGGCAACCGAGTCTTCGTCCAAACGCCCCTTGGTACTGCTGATTCTGGACGGTTTCGGCCACAGCGAGCACACCGAGCACAACGCCATTGCCGCGGCGAATTCCCCGGTGTGGGACCAGATCTGGGCCACCCGCCCGAAAACCCTGATTCACACCTCCGGTATGGCAGTGGGTCTGCCGGAAGGGCAGATGGGCAACTCCGAAGTCGGCCACATGACCCTCGGCGCCGGCCGCGTGGTGTATCAGAATTTCACCCGTATCAACAAGGCGATCAAGGACGGTGACTTCTTCACCAACCCGGCCTACACCGCGGCGGTAGACAAAGCCGTGGCCAGCGGCAATGCGGTGCACATCATGGGCCTGCTGTCCGATGGCGGCGTACACAGCCACGACGACCACATTGTCGCCATGGCCACTCTGGCCGCCCAGCGTGGTGCCAAGGCGGTGTATATCCACGCCTTCACCGACGGCCGCGACACCCCGCCGCGCAGCGCGGAGACCCCGCTGGCGCGCCTGACCCAGGTGTGTGACGCCCTCGGCACCGCGCGTATCGCCAGTATTGCCGGGCGCTACTACGCCATGGACCGCGACAACCGTTGGGATCGCGTGCAGCCGGTGTACGACCTGATCACCCAGGGCGCGGCCAAATATCAGGCGGACGATGCGCTGGCCGGCCTCGCCGCCGCCTATGCGCGCGACGAGAATGACGAATTCGTGGCCCCAACCCTGATCGGCGCACCGGCACCGATGCAGGACGGCGACGCACTGATCTTCATGAACTTCCGCCCGGACCGCGCCCGCCAGCTCACCCGCGCCTTTACCGAGGCGGATTTTGACGGCTTCAAACGCGCGCTGACCCCAAAGCTGGCGGACTTCGTAATGACCACCGAATACGCCGCCAGTATCGATGCCGCCTGCGCCTTCCCGCCGGAGAGCCTCACCAACACCTTCGGCGAATACCTGCAGAATCAGGGCAAGACCCAGTTGCGCATCGCCGAGACGGAAAAGTACGCCCATGTGACCTTCTTCTTCAGCGGCGGCCGCGAAGAGCCCTACAATGGCGAGGAGCGCATCCTGATTAAATCTCCGGACGTGGCCACCTACGACCTGCAGCCGGAGATGAGCGCCCCCGAAGTCACCGACAAGCTGGTAGCGGCCATTGAGAGCGGCAAGTTCGACGCCATCATCTGCAACTACGCCAACGGCGACATGGTGGGCCACACCGGCGTATTTGAAGCCGCGGTAAAAGCGGTGGAAGCGCTGGATGCGTGTGTGGATCGCGTCACCAGAGCGGCATTGGCTGCCGGCGGCGAGGTACTGATTACCGCCGACCACGGCAACGTGGAAGAGATGTTCGACGGCGCCTCCGGCCAGGTCAGCACCCAGCACTCCACCCTGCCGGTGCCGTTTGTGTACATCGGCGAGCGCAGTGTCACTATGCGCGACGGTGGCAGCCTCGCGGACGTGGCACCTACCATGCTGGCATTGATGGGTCTGCCGCAGCCGGTGGAGATGAACGGCGAACCGCTGGTCAAGATCAATTGA
- a CDS encoding murein hydrolase activator EnvC family protein, whose product MKFSAFVIAALLSLVLIPACFAQADDEAQQARLAEIKQRIATLQQELNQVKSERDQLLKDLEANEKDISELLQRIDKIKADMKSRGDKLQELKQEERQLEDSRRSMQRRVEQEVAAAYRLGRQEQIKLLLNQQDPQHIARQLRYHDYFLKQRSRVIDDYVSTLDQLSTVSSGIQREQDTLARERSQLEEKHRALASAQKNRQRTLDKLAAQLASKSGELDQLHNDRSRLQRLVDEVGRAISSLINPSDQTPFAKQRGRMQWPTSGRRANAYGQRRANGITWTGVTLRASEGAPVNAIHRGRVVFSDYLRGHGMLIILDHGDGYMSLYGHNQSLTRAIGEWVERGDTIARVGNTGGMSEPGLYFEIRRHGKPQDPTAWCRG is encoded by the coding sequence ATGAAATTTTCTGCATTTGTTATCGCAGCCCTGCTGTCACTGGTACTGATTCCCGCCTGCTTCGCGCAGGCGGATGATGAGGCGCAGCAGGCGCGGCTCGCGGAAATCAAACAGCGTATCGCGACGCTGCAACAGGAGCTGAACCAGGTAAAAAGTGAGCGCGACCAGCTGCTCAAGGACCTGGAAGCCAACGAGAAAGACATCTCGGAACTGTTGCAGCGCATCGACAAGATCAAGGCGGACATGAAAAGCCGCGGCGACAAGCTGCAGGAACTCAAGCAGGAAGAGCGGCAACTCGAGGATTCCCGCCGAAGTATGCAGCGGCGGGTCGAGCAGGAAGTCGCCGCCGCTTACCGACTCGGTCGCCAGGAGCAGATCAAGCTGCTCCTCAATCAGCAAGATCCGCAGCACATCGCCCGCCAACTCCGCTACCACGATTACTTCCTCAAGCAACGCAGCCGCGTCATCGACGATTACGTCAGCACCCTCGACCAGCTCTCCACCGTCAGCTCAGGTATTCAGCGCGAACAGGACACCCTCGCCCGTGAACGCAGCCAGCTGGAGGAAAAACACCGGGCGCTCGCCAGCGCACAGAAAAACCGCCAGCGCACCCTGGATAAACTGGCCGCGCAGCTCGCCAGCAAAAGCGGTGAACTGGACCAGCTGCACAACGACCGCAGCCGCTTGCAGCGATTGGTGGACGAAGTGGGCCGCGCCATTTCCAGCCTGATCAACCCCAGCGACCAGACACCCTTCGCCAAACAGCGCGGGCGCATGCAGTGGCCCACCTCGGGACGACGCGCCAATGCCTACGGTCAGCGTCGTGCCAACGGCATTACCTGGACCGGGGTAACCCTGCGTGCCAGCGAAGGTGCTCCGGTCAATGCCATCCACCGCGGCAGGGTCGTGTTTTCCGATTATCTACGCGGACACGGCATGCTGATCATCCTCGATCACGGCGATGGCTATATGAGTCTCTATGGGCACAACCAGTCTCTCACCCGCGCCATTGGCGAATGGGTAGAGCGCGGTGACACCATCGCCAGGGTCGGCAACACCGGCGGCATGAGTGAGCCGGGCCTGTATTTTGAGATCCGCCGTCACGGCAAACCTCAGGACCCTACCGCCTGGTGCCGCGGCTGA
- a CDS encoding S41 family peptidase, which yields MFTRKMLASLIGVAALTALPLTGLSQGGSSERTSLEAEARLPLEDLRSFAKVFEQIRQGYVNEVDDSTLLEYAIKGMLQGLDPHSAYLDSRSFDDLQANTTGEFAGLGIEVGVEDDYITIITPMDDTPAERAGLRAGDVILRLAGKSMRGVSLDEAVEKMRGPVGSAVTLTIGRKGHKEPFDVTLKRDKVRVYSVRGEMLEDGYGYVRISQFQLDTGGDLMRAMKKLKQEGDIKGLVIDLRNNPGGVLQSSVEVVDAFLEDGLVVYTEGRNESSNLRYSASPGDVTNGAPLVVLINDGSASAAEIVAGALQDHRRAVVMGTDSFGKGSVQTVIPITDDRAIKLTTALYFTPKGRSIQAQGIKPDITVERVQVTRMDGVARTTEADLAGHLGNGNGGKESGAEDRKRAKAGNDDWYGRDNQVFEALNVLKGLNLYGHRAPVKSEESAAPVAKDQVARIRAEDL from the coding sequence ATGTTCACCCGCAAAATGCTTGCCAGCCTGATCGGCGTGGCAGCTCTCACCGCTCTACCGCTGACAGGACTCAGCCAGGGCGGCAGCAGCGAGCGCACCTCGCTGGAAGCCGAGGCGCGACTGCCTCTGGAAGACCTGCGCAGTTTCGCCAAAGTGTTCGAGCAGATCCGCCAGGGCTACGTCAACGAAGTCGACGACAGCACCCTGCTGGAGTACGCCATCAAGGGCATGCTGCAGGGGCTCGACCCTCACTCCGCCTATCTCGACAGCCGCTCCTTCGACGACCTGCAGGCCAACACCACCGGTGAATTTGCCGGCCTCGGTATCGAAGTGGGTGTCGAAGACGACTACATCACCATCATCACTCCCATGGACGACACCCCCGCCGAACGCGCCGGATTGCGCGCCGGCGATGTGATCCTGCGGCTTGCAGGCAAATCCATGCGCGGCGTCAGCCTTGATGAGGCGGTGGAGAAAATGCGCGGACCGGTAGGCTCCGCGGTCACGCTCACGATCGGGCGCAAAGGACACAAGGAACCCTTTGACGTGACCCTCAAGCGCGACAAGGTGCGCGTGTACAGTGTGCGCGGGGAAATGCTCGAAGACGGCTACGGTTATGTACGCATCAGCCAGTTCCAGCTGGATACCGGCGGCGACCTGATGCGGGCGATGAAAAAACTCAAGCAGGAAGGTGACATCAAGGGTCTGGTGATCGACCTGCGCAACAACCCCGGTGGCGTACTGCAATCCTCGGTGGAAGTGGTGGATGCCTTTCTGGAAGACGGTCTCGTGGTCTATACCGAGGGCCGCAATGAATCCTCCAACCTGCGCTACTCCGCCAGTCCCGGAGATGTCACCAACGGTGCGCCGCTGGTGGTACTGATCAACGATGGTTCCGCCTCCGCCGCGGAAATCGTCGCCGGAGCCCTGCAGGATCACCGCCGCGCGGTGGTGATGGGAACCGACAGCTTCGGCAAGGGGTCGGTGCAGACAGTGATTCCAATCACCGACGACCGCGCCATTAAACTCACCACCGCGCTCTACTTCACGCCCAAAGGGCGTTCGATCCAGGCCCAGGGAATCAAACCGGATATCACCGTCGAGCGTGTCCAGGTAACCCGCATGGACGGCGTGGCCCGCACCACCGAGGCAGACCTGGCCGGACATTTGGGTAACGGTAACGGCGGCAAGGAGAGCGGGGCAGAAGATCGCAAGCGCGCCAAAGCCGGCAATGATGACTGGTACGGCCGCGACAACCAGGTGTTCGAAGCGCTGAATGTCCTGAAGGGATTGAACCTGTACGGACATCGCGCACCGGTTAAAAGCGAAGAGAGCGCTGCACCGGTAGCAAAGGACCAGGTAGCGCGAATTCGCGCGGAAGACTTGTAA
- a CDS encoding DUF6316 family protein — MQRYRRGEQGNPIPPRADRFFKVDNDWFFTVRGGNTFGPFSCREEAEKAVDKYLNPLQEYSGNVRPFGSLRARRWRSANRF, encoded by the coding sequence ATGCAGCGGTATCGTCGTGGCGAACAGGGAAACCCCATTCCCCCTCGAGCCGATCGCTTCTTCAAAGTCGACAACGACTGGTTCTTCACCGTGCGCGGTGGCAATACCTTCGGGCCTTTTTCCTGCCGCGAGGAAGCGGAAAAGGCCGTGGACAAGTATCTCAATCCCCTTCAGGAATACTCCGGCAACGTGCGCCCTTTCGGCAGCCTGCGCGCCCGGCGTTGGCGCAGCGCCAACAGATTCTAA